GCCGAAAACGCCCCTCGCGGCAAGGGGCGGGGGTTGCCCGGTCGCACCTTCCTGCCTAGGCTCGCGCCGGTTCGTACGGAGATGCCAGATGGCCGAAAGGCCCGACTTCCTGACCACGCCGGAGGGCCGCAGGCTCGCCTATCACCGCACGCCGGGCCGCGGCCCCGGCGTCGTGTTCCTGGGCGGCTTCATGTCCGACATGGAAGGCACCAAGGCGCGGCATCTGGAGGCCTGGGCGCGCGGCCAGGGCCGCGCCTTCCTGCGTTTCGACTATTCGGGGCACGGGCAAAGCGCGGGCGCATTCGCCGACGGCTGCATCGGCGACTGGACCGCGGATGCCGCCGCGGCCATTGCCCGGCTGACCGAGGGGCCGCAGGTCCTGGTCGGCTCGTCGATGGGCGGCTGGATCGCGCTCTTGCTGGCGCGGTCGATTCCGGAACGGGTGGCGGGCCTCGTCGGCATCGCCGCGGCGCCCGACTTCACCGAGGACAGCATGTGGGCCGGGTTCTCCGAGCCCGAGCGCGCCGCGCTGATGGACACCGGACGGATCGAGATCCCGACCGACTACGGCGACACGCCCTACACGATCACCCGCCGGCTGATCGAGGACGGGCGCCGGAACCTCGTGCTGCGCACGCCGCTCGCGCTGCCCTTCCCGGTGCGCCTGTTACAGAGCACGGCGGACGCGGACGTGGCGCTTTCGGTGCCGCTCAGGCTGATCGAGCATGCCGAGGGCGCGGATATCCGGCTGACGCTCGTCAAGGGCGCTGACCACCGCTTTTCCGAGCCCGACAATCTCGCGCTGATCGACGCCGCCCTCGCCGAGGTGCTGGCGCGCTGAACGGGCGCGTGCCGGGGCGGCCGCAAGGCTTCGGGGCTTCTTCTTGGTCCAAATACTCATGCGCCGCAGGCGCAGCCCGCGGCCCGTTCAGACGGACCGCAACTGCGCGCGCTGCGGTCGCGGTCGGCCGGAATTCGCGTCGATGAATTCAAGCACCAGCGGGCGGATGTTGTTGCGCCAGCTCTTGCCCGCGAAGATGCCGTAATGGCCCGCGCCGGGCTCCAGGTGGCTCGCCTTCTTCTCGTCGGGCAGGCCGGTCAGCAGGTCCAGCGCGGCGATGCACTGGCCCGGCGCCGAGATGTCGTCATTCGCGCCTTCGACGGTCTTGACCGCGACATCGGTGATCGCGGCGATATCCACCGGGCGGCCGGCGACCTTGAATTCGTTCTGCGCGATTTCGCGGCGCTTGAAGACGCGCTCGACGGTGCTCAGGTAGAACTCGGCGGTCATGTCCATCACCGCGAGGTATTCGTCGTAGAACCGGTTGTGCTTGTCGTGATCGGCGGCCTCTTCCTTGGCGACCTTGAGGATCTGCTCGGTGAAGGCGCGGCTGTGCCGCTCGGCGTTCATCGACATGAAGGAGGCGAGCTGCAGAAGCCCCGGATAGACCAGGCGGCCCACTCCGGCATACTTGAACCCGACCCGCTGGATGGCGATCTGCTCGAGCTGGCCCATGG
This genomic window from Rhodovulum sp. ES.010 contains:
- a CDS encoding alpha/beta hydrolase, yielding MAERPDFLTTPEGRRLAYHRTPGRGPGVVFLGGFMSDMEGTKARHLEAWARGQGRAFLRFDYSGHGQSAGAFADGCIGDWTADAAAAIARLTEGPQVLVGSSMGGWIALLLARSIPERVAGLVGIAAAPDFTEDSMWAGFSEPERAALMDTGRIEIPTDYGDTPYTITRRLIEDGRRNLVLRTPLALPFPVRLLQSTADADVALSVPLRLIEHAEGADIRLTLVKGADHRFSEPDNLALIDAALAEVLAR